From a region of the Tiliqua scincoides isolate rTilSci1 chromosome 4, rTilSci1.hap2, whole genome shotgun sequence genome:
- the CDKN1A gene encoding cyclin-dependent kinase inhibitor 1 yields the protein MPLSKGNILRPSCSKKICRNLFGPVDHDQFQKDVQSLMRAQLKEAQQKWNFDFETETPLEGKYKWEKVSHVNVLPPQDLMSCPKENTCAGEKSFGSPVLLKIHAKMDRSMQASSEAGSPKCLKRKQTSIKDFYCSKRRTIPCKSNP from the exons ATGCCTCTCTCAAAGGGTAACATTCTGCGACCATCCTGCAGCAAGAAGATTTGCAGAAACCTCTTTGGCCCAGTCGATCATGATCAGTTCCAAAAGGATGTCCAGTCTTTGATGAGGGCCCAGTTGaaggaggcccagcagaagtggaACTTTGACTTTGAAACGGAAACCCCACTTGAAGGGAAGTACAAATGGGAGAAGGTCTCTCATGTAAATGTGCTACCACCTCAAGACCTGATGAGTTGCCCAAAGGAGAATACCTGTGCTGGTGAAAAGAGCTTTGGCTCCCCAGTGCTTCTCAAGATACATGCAAAGATGGATAGGTCCATGCAGGCAAGCAGTGAGGCTGGCTCTCCAAAGTGTTTGAAACGAAAGCAGACAAGTATAAAAG ACTTCTACTGCTCAAAGCGGAGAACCATCCCGTGCAAGTCAAATCCATGA